A window of the Narcine bancroftii isolate sNarBan1 chromosome 4, sNarBan1.hap1, whole genome shotgun sequence genome harbors these coding sequences:
- the LOC138761536 gene encoding uncharacterized protein isoform X1 produces the protein MYVSITLDLTEDRHPPCMRHAAGVAKILQKVAHIEMGHALTVLTTHSIVAFVSSTAFTMTSLRQTRLEKILNAPNITFTREGINMADNMGEGEPHCCEKRVLRDIKIRPDLQASPLREPDETLFTDGCCYIHPTDGLKAAYAVVRRTTEGFEEIITGTVIGKESAQLAELQGMIAALEWAEGKEVNIYTDSAYVVGTIQVELSQWIRSGFLTAARTSIKHEKDVRKLAETLLKPRARAVIKCKGHDKTDTMVARGNQEADTAARRAAGYGPQFIMLQADRTAHDLLPPCEVGVIIQEQVKASPQEMMVWKERGATEEQGLWRSMDGRLVLPSGLMKSLLEEAHGLTHCGKKQVIRYLVHWWHPFLPAMVENHNRECKVCMTYNVKATVKPHEGQFPLPKLPGQEIVIDYTDMIERARGYRYLLVAVDVFTGWPEAIPAKREDAKTGIKFLINQYIPIHGFPRKIRSDN, from the coding sequence atgtatgtgagtataacACTAGATCTgactgaagacagacacccaccatgcatGAGACATGCAGCAggggtagcaaagattttacaaaaggtggcacacatagagatgggacatgccctgacggtattaacaacacacagtattgtagcatttgtgagctcgacagcgtttacaatgacgtcactgaggcagacgagactggaaaagatcctgaatgctccaaatattacatttacccgtgaaggcattaatatggcagacaatatgggagagggagaaccacactgttgtgaaaagagggttctaagggatattaaaataagacctgatttacaggcttcacccttgagagaaccagatgaaaccttatttacagatggttgttgttacatACATCCCACGGACGGATTAAAAGCTGCCTATGCAGTAGTACGGAGAAccacagaaggatttgaagaaattattacagggacagtgataggaaaggagtcagcacaactggccgaactacagggaatgatagcagcattagaatgggcagaaggaaaggaggtaaatatatatacagattcggcatatgtggtagggacaatacaggttgagctgagtcaatggattagaagtgggtttttaacagcagcaaggacctcAATTAAACatgagaaggatgttaggaaattggctgagaCCCTCTTGAAACCGAGGGCACGagcagttattaaatgtaaaggccatgataaaacagatacgatggtagctcggggaaatcaggaagcggacacggCCGCAAGAAGGGCAGCAgggtacggccctcagtttattatgctACAGGCAGATAGaacggcacatgacttattgccaccttgtgaagtaggagtaataattcaggaacaggtgaaggcatcaccccaggaaatgatggtatggaaagaaaggggggcaaccgaagagcaaggactgtggagatcaatggacggtaggctagtattaccatctggactcatgaaatccctcctggaggaggcgcatgggttaacccactgtgggaagaaacaggtGATAAGGTATTtggtacattggtggcaccccttcctgccggcgatggtggagaatcataacagagagtgtaaggtatgtatgacatataatgtcaaggcgactgtgaaacctcacgaaggacagtttccgttgcctaagttaccagggcaggaaattgtaattgattacacagacatgatagagagggcaaggggatatcgatacctcttagtagcagttgaTGTGTTCACAGGTTGGcctgaggcaatccctgccaaaagagaagatgcaaagacaggaattaagttcctaatcaaccagtaCATTCCTATACACGGGTTTCCTAggaagatcaggtcagataattga
- the LOC138761536 gene encoding uncharacterized protein isoform X2: MLCYEMTGEVKPSAPLYPKLPETLPPPYPIPQMPMMQISEGIVNVTELAGHELQEAKERLKRVIQERVEKMKELTKEIQNDVCRARETSMRLDKTDEREQVRTLENAFSLGMSEDHSTPTPHNRQQEEEETMRGGDPVSLRWQRERGRDEESEIASVSVESEEQLVTIRGRMITHKRRGQGSARSSLGYELRGREELRLPERFRQMPLIYKGPQVGERYQPFSFTNMNCILDKMPPPTEGGGAWMKKFCQHMMEHKIAIGDWRALLGKQLGLWEIQQVEMVTGTTRCPDAEPFAKHAMAVGSAMRDKFPVSPGVMQSLTFSIKEDEEISTFLSQCKESWTDKAGVHPSTEPLQTTLFRSAITSGLPAVVREALENNPDIPGCSTEQWEKHLAHHMKRYGAKQKEDKQITESAQVQLLKLQLKEARKKAKKNPSKGANQMIHKPPQGNNTNWHPAPN, from the coding sequence atgttatgttatgagatgacaggggaggttaagccatcagccccgctatatccaaagttaccagagacgttgccaccaccttatccgattccccagatgccaatgatgcagataagtgagggaatagtgaatgtcactgaattagcaggtcatgaactccaggaggcgaaggagagacttaagagagttattcaggaaagggtggagaaaatgaaggagttaacgaaGGAAATACAGAACGATGTATGTAGAgcaagggaaactagtatgcgactagataaaacagatgagagagagcaagtacgaacccttgagaatgccttctcgttaggaatgtcagaggatcactccacccccactcctcacaatagacaacaggaagaagaggagaCAATGAGGGGAGGTGACCCAGTGAGTTTGAGATGGCAGCGTGAGAGAGGTCGGGATGAGGAAAGTGAGATAGCGAGTGTGAGTGTAGAGAGCGAGGAACAGCTGGTCACTATTAGGGGAAGAATGATCACACACAAAAGACGAGGTCAGGGAAGCGCTCGCTCCTCTTTGGGATATGAGTTGCGAGGCCGGGAGGAATTACGTCTCCCAGAAAGGtttagacagatgccgctaatttataagggaccgcaagttggggaaaggtatcaacccttctcattcaccaatatgaattgtattttggataaaatgccacctccTACTGAGGGAGGCGGAGCGTGGATGAAAAAGTTCTGCCAACATATGATGgaacataagatagccataggggattggagagcattattagggaaacagcttgggctgtgggagatacagcaggtagaaatggtcacagGAACCACTAGGTGCCCTGATGCCGAACCATTTGCCAAACATGCTATGGCAGTAGGAAGTGCAATGCGAGATAAGTTTCCCGTTagccccggtgtcatgcagtccctgaccttttccattaaggaggatgaggagatctcgacctttttgagtcagtgtaaggagagttggacggataaagcaggagtacacccatccacagaacccttgcagactacactattTAGGTCTGCAATAACGAGCGGGCTGCCAGCTGTAGtcagggaggcgttagagaataaccctgatattcctggttgctcgactgagcaatgggaaaaacatttggcccatcacatgaagcgttatggggctaagcaaaaggaggacaaacaaattacggagtctgcacaagtgcaactccttaagcttcaattgaaagaggctaggaaaaaggcaaaaaagaatccctcaaagggtgcgaaccagatgattcacaagccaccacaagggaataatacgaattggcacccggccccaaattag